In one Paramisgurnus dabryanus chromosome 21, PD_genome_1.1, whole genome shotgun sequence genomic region, the following are encoded:
- the gtsf1 gene encoding gametocyte-specific factor 1 gives MSTFRYGSSVGPSGVNSDNTPCTWEDDTEPEDASDPNRLVQCPYDKNHQIRASRFPFHVLKCRKNHPKLAGELKTCPFNARHLIPQHELSHHVANCEDKKSLSAEGNGEVLQKFQVPLNTWTNPSPNENWEAETDDAATLFVWGKSNNQLAQNKPEPTTTNSLSDGLRAPRTLPWKL, from the exons ATGTCCACTTTTAGATATGGGAGTAGTGTTGGACCGTCTGGAGTGAACTCTGATAATACACCGTGCACTTGGGAGGACGACACTG AACCGGAAGATGCCAGTGACCCCAACAGGCTTGTGCAGTGCCCCTATGACAAAAACCACCAGATCAGAGCCTCACGTTTCCCCTTTCACGTGCTCAAGTGCAGAAAG AATCACCCAAAACTGGCTGGTGAATTGAAGACCTGCCCCTTCAATGCCAGGCACTTGATTCCTCAGCATGAATTGTCCCATCATGTAGCAAACTGTGAGGATAAGAAGTCCCTCAGTGCTGAAG GGAATGGTGAGGTCCTGCAGAAATTCCAGGTTCCCCTTAACACCTGGACAAATCCCTCACCCAATGAGAATTGGGAAGCAG AGACTGATGATGCTGCTACTCTGTTTGTTTGGGGTAAATCCAACAATCAGCTTGCCCAAAACAA GCCAGAACCTACAACTACAAACAGCTTATCCGATGGATTACGGGCACCACGGACTCTTCCATGGAAACTCT